Part of the Pyrobaculum calidifontis JCM 11548 genome, CCCCTCACTATCTCCCAGCCCTCTATTAGGCTGACAGACGTGGATAAGGTGGGTAGGAGCGGAAGGCATTTGACGGGGTTTGAGATGATGGCACACCACGCGTTCAATTATCCGGACAAGTACGTTTATTGGATTGACGAGACTACGGAGTACGCCTACAGGTTTTTCACAGAGGAGCTGGGAATTCCGCCCGAAGAGATCACCTTTAAGGAGTCCATGTGGGAGGGAGGCGGCAACGCTGGGGAGTGCTTCGAGGTGCTGGTGAGGGGGCTTGAGGCGGCCACCCTCGTGTTTATGCACTACGAGGTTAAGGACGGCAAGTACGTGGAGCTCCCGCTCAAGATCGTGGACACGGGGTACGGCCTGGAGCGGATATACTGGCTCATAAAGGGGACGCCCACAATCTACGACGCAGTGTTCGGCCCCTATTTGGCCAAGGTTAGGGAGAGGCTGGGGGTGCCAGAGCCGCCGCGGGACGTGATGGCCAAGGCCTCTATATACTTTGGGCAAATGGACCCCGAGGTCATCAGCCTCGACAAGGCGTACGACATAATTGCCGAGAAGATCGGCGTGGACGGGAAGTGGCTGAGAGAGGTGGTGAAGCCTCAGGAGGCCCTCTACGTCTTGGCAGACCACTCTAGGACTGTGGCTTGGATGATCGCCGACGGCGTCATACCCTCCAACAGCGGCGCGGGGTACTTGGCCAGGCTCTTGATAAGGAGGGCGCTTAGGGGGCTTATGTTAGCCGGCGTAGACGCGCCACTCGTTGAGCTGTTCGACCTACACTTGAAGGAGCTGAGGTACGACTACCCCGAGGTGTGGGAGGCGAGGTCCCTCATTCTCGAGCTGGTGGATATGGAGGAGAAGAAGTACAGAGAGGTGTTGAAGTCGGCGCCTGCCGTGGTGAAGAGGGCGTTGGAGGAGAACAGGAGGCGGGGGAAGGCGGGGTTAGACAAAGAGGACCTCGTCACGCTTTACGACAGCTACGGGTTGCCCCCAGAGGTGGTGGCCGAGGCGGCGAAGTCCATGGGCATAGAGGTCAAGGTGCCAGACGACTTCTACTCCCTGCTGGCCTCGCGCCACGTGCGGAGGGAGAAGGGGCGCGAGGCGACGCTGGTAGAGATGGCAAAGGTGGCCGACTTGCCGCGGACTAGGGAGCTGTTCTACGAAGACGCGTACATGAGGACGTTTAAGGCCAAGGTTCTCCGCGTAATAGATGGGAAATACGTGGTCTTAGACCAGACGGCGTTTTATGCGGAGGGCGGCGGCCAGCCGGCTGACACTGGAGTACTGCGGCACAGCGGCGGCGTGGCCAAGGTGGTGGACGTGCAGAGGGTGGGCCACGTAATAGTCCACGTCGTGGAAGGCGACGTCCCCCAGGAGGGGTCCGAGGTGGTTGGGGAGGTGGATTGGGAGAGGAGATACGCGTTGATGAAGATGCACACTGGGACCCACGTCCTCATCCAGAGCATTCGCAGAGTGCTTGGCCCACATATTTGGCAGGCGGGGGCGCAGAAGGACATACCCTTCAGCCGCATCGACGTGACGCACTACAAGTTGCCCACGCCTGAGGAGGTGGCAAAGATAGAGAGGCTCGCCAACGACGTCGTGCAGCGCGACCTCCCAGTGTACGTCAAAGTCATGCCCCGCAACGAGGCTGAGGCAAAGTACGGCTTCATCCTCTACCAAGGCGGCGTGGTGCCCGCCAGAGAGATCAGGGTGGTGCAGATAGGCCCCGACGACGAGCCCTACGACGTCCAGGCCTGCGGGGGGACCCACCTCAGGCGCACTGGGGAGATAGGCCTCATAAAAGTGCACAAGGTAGAGCGCATCGCAGATGGAGTAGTGCGTTTCATCTTCACCACGGGGCCCCACGCAGTTGCCTATGTGCAAGAGCTAGAGCGCCAGGCCGCAGAGGCCGCCGCCCTTGGAGGCGGTAGCAAAGAGGAGCTGGTGGAGGTGGTGAAGAGGCTCTTGAAGAGGGCGGAGGAGGCTGAGAAGAAGGCGAGGCACTACGCAGAGCTCTACGCCGCGGCCCTTGCCGAGAATCTCAAGGCCGAGGCAGTGGGCCAGCGGAGGCTTGCCGTGGTCGAGCTTGACGACGAGGAGCTCGCCAAGAGGGTTGCCCTCTTGGCCACCAAGAGGGACCCCGACCTAGTCCTAGTGGTTAAGGCTGGCGAGCGGGTGACTATCTACACAGGTGGCGTCGACGTGGGGCCAATAGTCAAGGCGCTTAGAGAGATAGGGTTTAGAGGAGGCGGCTCCAAGACCTTTGCCCAAGGCGTCTACGCCGGCGATGTGGAAAAGTTAAAAGAGGCCATTAGGAGGGCCCTATGATACCCACAAGCCCCCGGGAGCTTGAGAAAATCTTAAAGCGCATGGGCATAAAGGTGGAGGAGGTGGATGTAGCGTACGTCGAGCTGAAGTTGAAGAACGGGGAGACCATTAGGATAAACAGCCCCACCGTGGCCCTAATGCGGATGCCCAACAAGGTCTTGGTCTATCAAATCCAGGCGGCAGAGGGCTCTGTGCAGAAGGTGGCCCCCGCGGCCGCCCCCGCCACGTCTGAGTATCAGCCAAGCGAGGAGGACATAGCGCTGTTGATTGAGCAGACCGGCGCAAGCAGAGAGGAGGCCATAAAGGCGCTTGTGGAGGCCAAGGGCGACTTAGTACAGGCTGCCATGAAGCTGTTAAAGAAGTAAATTTATAATATCCCCCCTTCAATCTGCCATGCCAGCTAGGCCGGCGCGTTGTTACAGGAGGATTAAGGGGCCGCCGTATACGAGGGAGGAGTACATACACGGCGCGCCGATGATCCAAATACCAAAGTTCGACATGGGCACCACAAGCGCCGCGGCGCGGGCCGCCTTCACCATGGTCGCGAAGTTGGTAGCAGAGGAGCGCGGCCAGATTAGGATGCAGGCCCTAGAGGCGGCCCGCCAAATATCCTCAAAGTACCTCACTAAGTACGTAGGCGACGCCAACTACTACCTCAGGCTAAACGTGGTCCCCCACCACGTCTTGAGAGAAAACAGGATGTTGGCCATGGCGGGCGCAGACCGTCTCCAGGAGGGCATGAGGCTGGCCTTTGGCTCGCCGGCGGGGAGAGCAGCGCGTGTGGAGCCCGGGCAGGTTATATTCTACGTAGAATTCAAGCCGGAACACTTGGCGCACGTGAAGGAGGCCCTACGCCGCGCGGCGTCGAAGCTACCAATACCTACGCGCATCGTCGTCGAGCCGAAGGGAGATGGTAAGACAGCTTCATAGGGCAAGGATAGAGGCCGCGCTACTCCTCCTAGAGAAGGTCCTCTCTGGCGCTGTGACATCTCGCTCGGCCCTAGTCGCAGAGCTACAGTCGGTGTACAGAGAGAGGGGGATAGAGCCCTTTAGAGGCCTCTCCAAGGAGGGGGTATACGACAAGGAGGTGGCCACCGTGTACGTGGTGGGTGTCTACGGCGCCGGGGTCATGTCCCCCGGCGAATACGACGACGTGTTCTACATAGAGAACAGGTCAGAGGCCGCGCTCGACGTGGTGAGAAAAATCACAGAGGTAGTGACCAAGGAGACGCAGGAGGAGCTCAAGAGGAAGACCGAGGAAGTGAAGGGAAAGTCTGAAGAGGACAAGGTATTTAGAGTACTCCGCCTAGCCTTCACAGGCACGGTAATGGGCTACTTCCCCGAGGTACTGCTAGTCAAAGCCATAAAGACCTACGAAGTGGCCTACCCCCACCTCTCAGAACGCTTGCTCAACTACGCCGCCTTCTACAGCGCGTATAAGATAGCAGAAGAGATAGCCCTGGGGAAGATAAGGACTGCTGAGGACTTGAAAATCCACAAATACACCTACTGCCTACGCCTAGGCTTCCAGAAATGCAAACCCTCAGACAAGCTAATCGCCGAAGTCGCCTCAGCCATATACAAGGTAGACAAGGCCACCCTCTCGAGGCTATTCGCAAAGGGAGTACTTCCAAAACTGGGATAGTTTTCCAGACCCTTCGTTGCCCCGTCCCTGGAAGACTCTCCACATATACTCTAGACCTGTTGTATTGATTAATGCCGCCTTTGCCAATCTGAAGTCCTTCCTGTCGCCCACTTCTAGCTTTTCATACACCTCGATACAAACTTCACCACAGCCTCTGCCACTTGTTTCACATGCATCTCCTCCTGGGGGGTGTGCCCCATCCCCTCCACTTCGACGATCTCCAGCGGGAAGTTGAAGCGGTCAGAGAGCCCGGCCAGTATGTCCACATGTGTCCTTGGCACCACGTCGTCGTTTGACCCCCTTATGTAGAGCACGGGGGGCATTCCGTTGCCGATGTACCTAGAGGGGGAGGTGAGCTCTAGCTTGTTGCCGAGGGCCATGAGCTCGTTTGCAAGACGTCTGAGGTAGGGGTTGTTCGACTGAGATATGTACTGTAGCTGTAGCCTCCTGTCCACCGGCGCGGCGACTGCGACGACGCATTTCACAAGCCCGGGGTTCTTAGCCGCCAGGAGGAGGGCCACCGTGCCCCCCATGCTGTGCCCAGCCGCGACGACCACCGGCAACTCCCTAACTCCCGCCTCGTAGCCGTCCTCCACTTCCCTAATCTGCGGCGCCACGACCTCTAGGCCTAAGCCGCGGAGAGGCTCGGCGAGCCACTGGACGTTGGCAGGCGAGCTCCTAAACCCGTGGAACACCAAAGCCTTACCCATGTGGAGCACTATTATGCCATTTTTAAAAGATTTAGAACTAAGCGCCCCTAGCCTCGCCGGCGTACGGTACGCGGCCTTTGCGCCCAACGGGGCCAAATATATAAAGTAGAGTGTAAGAGGGAACATGCGTCTCGAAGTTAAGATCAGCGGCTTGCCGCGGGATAAGAGGAACATCTTGGTTTTGGCGTGTCCTGAGCCGTCGCTTGCTGGGGTAGTGGCGGTGGAGTACCTCATTGACCAGCTCCAGATGGAGGAGATAGGCGCCATCAAGATCACGGAGATGCCGCCGGTCATCGCCGTGGTAAACGGCGCGGCGAAGTTGCCACACCGCATATTCTACTCTAGGCAGGCGGGCATCGTGGCCATTAGGCAACACGTCCCAATACCGCCGCAGCTGTACGCCGAGTTTATCCACAAGGTGTTAGACTGGGCCGAGGAGAACAAGGTAAAGCTCGTGGCGTGTCTCTCCGCCATGCCCGCCCTGGGCGAGAAGGAGAGCGACGCGGTGTACTTTGTCACAGAGGAGGGACTCGTGGAAAAGTTCAAGGAGTACGGCTTTGTCCCCATACGAGAGGCCACTGTGACTGGGCTAGAGGGGGCCTACCTAGACGCCGTCCTAGGCCGGAGCATAGACGGCGTACTCCTCATCGCAGAGTCCAAGCTCTTAACCGCCGTGAAGAGGCTCGTCGACAGCGGGAAAGTGGCCACCCACAGAGACGTAATAGCCATCTTAAACGACTTAGTAGGCCGGACGGGCCCCGACGTGGGAGCCGCACTCAAGCTGGTAAACGCCGTGGCAAAGCTGGCCGAGACACAGATAGACACCTCAAAACTACAAGAACACGCCTCAAAATACGCATTCCTAGTTGAGAAAAACATAGAGGCCCTCTTCAAGCCCATGGAAGCCGTGGCAACAACGGCAAGGCGAGAAGTGCCTCTAGTGTTTTAAAGTCGATTTTTACAAACATCCTCCACTGGCACCACCTCCACAGTTGGCTGTAGAGATTGAGTTCCCCGTAAAACGTCGCAATGACACAAACACTCAAATATTAACGAAGAGAGACACAACATGGTAAAGAGCTTATTAACTACATACGCCATTACCGGGGTCCTCCTCTTAACCTCAGTCTGGGTCGCCGCTGTCGATTTGTCGGGGCTGGTGGACGACGTCATTAACGCTACATCGCCACTTGAGAGGTTCCAGCCCAACTATGTCTTCTATGTCAACGGCTGTAAAGTGCTCGTGTTCATCACAGACTTCGACGAGAAAAACTCGCCGCTGACGGCGGGGAACATCACCGATTTACACATCTTAAGCAACAAGTCCTCAACCCCCCTCAACTCTACCCAAGCCGAGCGGCTGTTAGACGCCTTACTCAAGCGCCTGGGCCCGCCTAGTAAGGTCACCGTCGCCATGGCCCACCGACGAGTGGTCGTCGAAGACAATAGTTCAATTCCTGTTACTTTAGAGTGGCGCGACTTACTACACATCGCCGCCTCCACGGCTAGGGGGCTTAGGGAGGAGGCGGAGAGGGCCCTTGGCGAGGAGGTGCTTCTTGGGCTTAAAGACGTGCGGGAGGCTATACGCGCGGGGAGACAAGAGGTAGCTTATTTGGCGGACGTTGTCTGGCAAAACAAGGACGTAAGAGTCGTAATTACTCTAGACCTCTACCACACCTCACTTGACGTCGCAACGGCAGACCTCGCAAAGGCCGTGGAGCTCCTCAGAGGCGTTAGGGAGGAGGTGGGCCCCATCTACGACTTGGTGCGGGTTACTCTAAAATACGGCCCCTACCTCTTGCCGCGCGACGAGAAGTTTAGAGCGGCCCTGATAAACGCAACGCAGACCATTGAGAAAGAGCTAGGCACTGTGCGGGAGGTTCGGGACGTGTGCGGCCACCTTTTGGGCATAGAGGGCACTATGCACACATTTGCCCCACTGGCGACTGGCCCCCTCTACGTGGTCTTCCCGTTTCCCGGCGGCACTGTGCCGGATAGGGCCACTGCTGAGAGGCTGGTCCGCCGCTTTGTGGAACTGTCAGGTTTCTGCGAAAGCCCGCTGGTGGTGGAGTTTTGGCCAAAGACAGGGATAGATTTCCTCGTTCCAGAGTGTATACCGCGTACTTTGCTCTTCGCCATAGTCGCTGCCGTTGGGGCGGCCGTCGCAGTGGCCGTCGGCCTCCTTATGTTAAAGAGGCGGCTTGTGAGCTGAGGTTTTTGAAAATTTTTAAAGCGGTTGTTGTTGGGTTGCGATGAAGTGGAAGGAGCTTGTTCTTGTTAAAGACCACCCAATGAAACGGGTGTACATAGAGAAGGTCGTGGTAAACATAGGGGTGGGCACCGGCGGCGAGAGACTTGAGAAGGCGGCTAATTTGCTGAGGGAGCTAACGGGGGCGGAGCCCTCGCTGAGGAGGGCCAAGCGCTCGATTAAGGACTTTGGCATTAGGAAGGGGGAGCCCATCGGCGTGGCAGTTACGCTGAGGAGAGACAAGGCCGTGGAGTTCCTCATGCGCGCCCTCCAGGCCGTGGGCAATAGGATAAAGCGCAGCAGCTTCGACGAGAGGGGCAACGTGTGTTTTGGCATAAAGGAGCACATAATGTTGCCGGGCGTGAAGTACGACCCGGCCGTGGGCATATGGGGCATGGACGTGTGCGTCCGCCTGGCGAAGCCGGGGCTGAGGGTGCAGCTTAGAAGGCGGAGGAGGAGCAAGGTTGGGAAGGGGCAACTGGTGACTAGGGAGGAGGCGGTGGAGTTTTTCCAAAAGGTGCTGGGGGTCCAGGTCGACTAGTGGCTAAGTGGACTGCAGAGGAGCTGGTATCCTTCGTGGCCAAGGTCTTGTACGAAGTTGTTCAAAACGAGCTCACCCTGGACTACGCCTTTCAAAAAGTCAAGAGGCGTTGGAGGGCGCTGGAGAGCTTCAAGGTCTTCTACGACGCCTCCTTTGACGCAGTTAGGCACTATTACTTCTTGAGGTTCGCCGCGTCGAAGCTCTTTGGCTCAAGCGGTGCGAAGGCCGCGGCAAAGGCGTGGTTCTTGTACAGGGCAGACTCTCTGCTCTACAACAAAGAGCTAGTGGCCAGGTACAGGAAGCGGCTGCTCAAGAGGGCCTTGGCCAAGCCGGAGGACGTGGAGAAGGCCCTCGAAGAGCTGAGGGGCGACCCAGCGCGCTACCTCTCGGTGAAGTACAGCTACCACCCGGCGATAGTGGAGACGCTCCTCAGATACCTCCCCCTGGGCGAGGTGGAGAGGCTGTTGGAGGCGGGCAACACCACGTGGATGTGGCTGAGGATAAACACCTTCAAAGTGGACGTGGACAAGGGACTTAAGCTACTGGAGCAGGAGGCAGAGGTGGAACCCCACCCCCACATACCCTTCATGGTGCTTGTGAAAAAGGCCAGCAAGCCCATCCAGTACCTCTCAGCGGTTAAGACCTTCGCCGCGATCCCCCAGGACCTCGCCTCAGTCTACACAGTCCTCGCCCTTGACCCAAGGCCAGGGGACTCGGTGCTCGACCTAGCGGCGGCGCCTGGGATGAAGATAAGCCTAGCCACCCAAATCGCCGAGGGGAAGCTTAAGGTAGTTGCGGCAGACGTGTCCCGAAAGAGGGTGGCCAGAATGAGGCACCTACTAAAGGCGCTAGGGGCCTACCAGTACGTAGACGTGGTACACGCAGACTCTAGAAAGCTCGCCGCCAGGCGGTTCGACAAGGCGCTTCTAGACGCGCCGTGCACCTCCAGCGGCGCCTTCACCAAAGACCCCGGCGTGAAGATATACCCAAGGGTAGAGAGGGCCCGCCAATACTCCCAGCTACAGCTCCAACTGCTCACGCGCGCACTACAGCTGGCAGAGGAGGTGGTATACGCCGTCTGCTCCATTCTGCCAGAGGAGGGGGAAGAGGTGGTGTCCAAGGCCGGCGCCAGAGCAGAGAAGCCGCTGGCCGAGCTAGCCCCATCCTACTGGGGGGACATAGGCGGCAGAACCTTCCCCCACATCCACAGAAGCGAGGCATTCTTCATCTCGCGGCTCAGGCCGTGACCACGGAGGCCCCCAGGTACCTCAGATAGGCCTCCACCTCTTCGTACACGTCGTCGAAGACAAAGGCCAAGTGGTTCCCGAGCCCCGCCTTGTAGACCGCGGCGGGGGACCCCTTGGTCACTCTCACCGCTATCTGCGTCGCACACGCCTCTACCCTCTCCGCCTCGGCGGTGATGCCCCCAAGGAGGAGGGCCCGCCTCAAGTCGCGGGACACTCTGAGCAGAGTCACCGGCCTCCCCGGCTCCACCTCTGCCCTAATCGCGGCGGGGGCCTTGGTGGCTAGGCGGGGGACAATGGAGTAGGCCTTGGCCATGGACGGGGGCAAGCCGTCGTGCGTAAGGAGGAGGAGCTCGCCCCGCGCCGCGTTGACGTTGCTAATCCACGCCGGCTTCCCAGAAATCCGCCGCAGGACGACCGCAGAGTAGAGCGCCCTGAGGTCGCCCTCACACGTGGCGGTGACCCCCCAGTCGTTCAACACGGCGAGGGAGATGCACGGAGTCCACCCCCGCTCCTCGACCCTGGGGAAGTTGAAGCACCAGCACCCCAGCGTAAGCCCGTCCACCCCCCGCGCCGCCTCACGCAGGGCCTTGGCGTAGGCCAGCACCCGCTCCAGCTCGCCGGGCCCGTACGCGCTCTCCCGCGCCGACTCCACCAAGCGCCGCGCCTCCTCGGCCGCCTGCATGGAGAGGGAGCGGCGGTACACCTCCCCCTCGTCTACGCGCACGTCGGGCTTCCCCGCCAAGTCCGACGCCACGAGCCAGGGGTTAGGCTCCCCCACCAGCATGAGCCGCGGCGGCTTGTCCAACAGGCGCGCCACTTCCACAAGCCTACGCACCCGCTCTGCCGGGGGCTCCGCGCCCGGCCCCTCGAGCGCCACAACCTCCGCAAAGGCGCCCCGCTCTCTGAGAGCCGCCGCGGCCTCTAGGGCAGAGGGGAGGGAGTTGTAGTGAGGCCACGCCAAAAGCACGTTGAACCGCCCCGCCTGGCTCAAGATCTCAGGCTCGGCGCCCCCAGTCAAAACCACGATAAAGACCACCTCCTCCACCCTGGGGAGAAGGCCCTCGTAAAGCCTCAGATACTCCTCCCGAATCTCGGCACCCACATTCGGCGCCGCGGCCACTCTAACAACCACAGACAAGAAGCGAAGCAACTACTTAAACCTTCCCCCCGCGAGAAAACTATCAACGAAAACTATTTCGACAACTTCTAAAGTAAAAAAAATACTGGCAAAAAGATGCTACCATGCGCGGAAGGATCAAATGGGTGGCGGTGCTTGTAGTATTGTTAGTGATGGTCGCCTTCTTAGGCCTCAGAGACTACTACAGCACGGCGCCAGGGGTCACAGAAACATCAACCGCAGATGCACAAGCTCAACAAGCCGCGCAGAGTCAGACGACAGGCAGAATATACGTCGAGCAAGCCGGTGAGAGTTTGGCGACCGCTACCGCGCCTGGTGGAAGAAAAGGTAATGCCACCCTGACGCTCTACATAGAGGACGACGCCGGACCCCTCGATGGCCTCGTCTTCATCCTCCCCGCGGCGCCTGAAGACGACTCTCTGCCAGACAAGCTGGAACCGGTGGCGGTGGCGAAAGGGCGTGCAGAGGCGCCCAGCCACGTGGAGAGGCTCCTTGAGAAGTGGAACGCAGACAAATACCCCAAGGTGGGCATAACGGTGGTGGTAGTAAACGGCACAGACATAGCCACGGCACCTGCGGAGGTGGACTTAAAAGCCTACAAAAAGGCCAAGGAAAGAGGAGAGAAATACGAAGTAAAGGCCAAAGTAAGGGGCAAAGTGAAGCGAGATAGAGGAGACAGGGGAATGCACTTTGCCGCATGCCCAGAGGCCGTCATGGTGAAAGAGGACGAATACCAAACCGACTTTATGCCAACGCCACTATTCCGAGTCAGAAACCTAGCTGGAGTCTATGGAATGTTTCAGATAGGACTGGCAGTAAACTATGAGAAGAGGTTTTCCTACGGACTCGCAATTCAAGAGGATATAAAAGACTTATTCAATGTCGGCGTTAAGATAGAGGGCTTATCATACGCGCTTGGCGCGATGTATTGGGGCAATAAGTTTACTGGCATTCCGGTCTCAGGCGGTAAAATGATCTACATTTTGACAAAGGGGAAGTATGAGGTGTATAGGATTGACTACTACGCGGGAGATGTCCGCGGATGCCTCATTATAGACCAGGACTGGCTCTACAGAGTCTACCCCACGGCAGTACAAACCTCTGGTAATGAGATAATAATGGGCGACGCCTACATGACAGATGCAGATATTCAGATACCAGGGACGACGACAATCTTTTACAAGAGATACACTGGCACTGGTTCGCCTAATGATAGCCCCATCTATGAAATACAGGTACCCCATCTGGCTGGATGGTTCTATCAGGAGTGCCCTGGTATGTTAGACCGTGTTGAGGTCGGCGCGGGTGTTGACTTGGGTAAGCTGATATTGCGGAAGGCGGCTCAAGCTGGGAAAGTGGTTGCCGAGAGGTTTGCCAAAGTCATTGAACTCGTCGGCGTTGATGTTGCCTGGACTTCTGGAACTAACTTTTTTGTAGTGTTGGGCGGGTTGCGGTTTGACGCCCCCTCTGGCAAGCAGTTTGACTTGTACTTCTATACTACGCAGTACAAGGTGGAGATTCCTTGGTGCGGCCAAGTAGATCTGCCGTTTCTCTACGCGGAGTTTAGGTAGTCTAACGTACCCTTTTTTTAGCTACCCTTTTTTCAGCCTCTCTATGCCTGGGGGCGCGACGCCTCTGCGTTGGACTAGTGCTACTTCGCCGCTGTGGGGTAGGCCTATGACGGCCACCTGCCCGTAGAGGCCTCCTAGGTCGTATACGTCGCCTGGCTTTGCCCCTGGCACTGGGATTAGCCTCACACCTAGGGTCTTGTCGAGGTGGACTGCTAGGGCCATGACGTCTGCTATCAGTGCGGCTACGGTGTCTCGCGGGGTTTCGGCGGGTATTCCCACCATGTCCACGCCGGTGTTGCACACCGCCGCCATGGCCTTGAGGAGGTCGAAGGTTATGTGCCCCTCGGCCGCGGCCTTTGACATGACGGCGTCTTCGCTCACTGGGATAAAGGCGCCGGATAGGCCTCCCACGGTGGAGGTGGCCATGGCGCCCCCCTTCTTGACCGCGTCTACGAAGAGTGCTAGGGCGAAAACCGTGCCGGGGGACCCGACCCGGGGGAGGCCCATGGCCTCGAGGATGGCGGCCACGGAGTCTCCCACCTTGGGGGAGGGTGCGACGCTTAGGTCCACGGCCCCGAACTCTACCCCCAGCTCCTTGGCCACCTCTCTGCCCACCAGCTCCCCGAGGCGCGTTATCTTGAAGGCGGCCCTCTTGATGGCGTCGTGGAGCGTGCGCACGTCTGCGTTTGGCATATTCCGCACCACCGCCTCGATGACCCCCGGCCCGCTCACCGCTATGTTCACCACCGCGTCTGGGAGGCCGAGGCCGTGGTAGGCAAGCGGCATGAAGGGGACGTCCTCGGGGGCGTTGGCGGCGACGGCGAATCTCGCGGCGGCGTGGGGCTTTAGGCTGAGCACCACGTCGGCCGAGGCCCTCACAGCGTCTAAGTTCACCCCAGTGTAGGTGGAGGCCACGTTGAGAAACCCCGCCAGCCTAGTGGTGGAGTTGAGGACATCCGGAAGCGCCTCGATGAGGGCCCTGTCGCCCCTGGAGGCGCCGGCGTGTATAAATCCCGAGAAGCCGCCCACCATGTCCACGCCGTATTTCACTGCCAGCTCCTCGAGGCGCCGGGCGGCCTCCAGAGCCGCCTCGGCCTTCCCCGAGGGCTCTAGGAGGATGGACATGGGCGACACCGCCAGCCTCACGGTCACAATCCTGACGCCCAGCCTAGAGGCCACCTTCTCCACGGCCGGCCTAAGCCTCTTCAAGTAGGGCAGGAGGACCTCCTCCAGCGCGTCGGCCAGCTCCGCGGCGCTGGGCCTGGCGGCTGGGACCGTGTTTACGCTGAGGGTGACCGCGCGTATGTCCAACTCTCTGAAGAGCACCATCTCGAGGACTTCGCCTATCTCCGAGGGGTCGAACCTCATATCCTCTGCATGTAGCGAAACACGTCGATGTGGTGTACCGCCACCATGACGCCCAGCCGCCTCCCCTCCTCCTCCAGCTCTCTCCTAAGCGCGGCGATGTCCACATCCGCCTTAGACACGTCGACGATCATGACCATGGAGAATATGTCCTTTACAACGGTTTGAGATATGTCCACGATGTTCGCGTTGTGCTTGGCCAGCACGGAGGCTATGCCGGCCACTATGCCCACTCTGTCTGCGCCGAGGACGCTCACTACCACGTAGTCGCCCATGGCTAAAAGTCGCCCGTATTTAAAATGTGCTCAAGAGAGGTTTCAAAACTTGGCGAAGGCATCTATTTATGGATGGGCGAATTTTCTCATATGAAAATCGCCGTGTTGGTAAAGACGGCGCTGGACACAGGCCAGCTCAGGGTGAGAGACACCGTCGTAGTGGAGGAGACGCCGCTTAAGATAAGCGACATTGACAGAAACGCGGTTGAGGAGGCGGTGAAGCTCAAGGGGCAGGGCCAGGCCTACGGGGTCACGGTGTTGAAGTGGGGGCCGCTACAGAAGAGAGTGCAGGAGGCTGAGAACGTCCTAAGAGAGGCCTTGGCCATGGGCCTCGACGAGGCGTACCTAGTGGCAGACGAGGCCCTCCTCAACGCCAGCCACGTGGCCACGGCCAAGGCGATAGCCGCCGTGGTGAAAAAGGTTGGGGCAGACCTCGTGTTGGCGGGCGAGGCCACCGTTGACAACTACACTGGGCAAATCCCCGCGAGAGTGGCGGCGGAGCTGGGGTGGCCGGTGATCACATACGCCAGAGAGCTTAAGGTGGAGGGCGGCAAAGTGGTGGCCAAGAGGGACTTAGAAGACCGGGTGGAGGTGGTGGAGGCGCCCCTCCCCGCGGTGGTCTCTGTGACTAGGGAGATAAACCAGCCCAGGATACCCACGCTTCTAGCCATTAGGGCGGCCATGAAGAAGCCTGTGCACAAGCTGACGCTC contains:
- the alaS gene encoding alanine--tRNA ligase, whose amino-acid sequence is MLSAEIFRRRGHIRKQCPLCKSHFWTLRPDQEVCGDQPCTPYGFIGNPPTKVAVESLRDVRERFLSFFERHGHARIKRYPVVARWRDDVYLVGASIYDFQPWVTSGAVPPPANPLTISQPSIRLTDVDKVGRSGRHLTGFEMMAHHAFNYPDKYVYWIDETTEYAYRFFTEELGIPPEEITFKESMWEGGGNAGECFEVLVRGLEAATLVFMHYEVKDGKYVELPLKIVDTGYGLERIYWLIKGTPTIYDAVFGPYLAKVRERLGVPEPPRDVMAKASIYFGQMDPEVISLDKAYDIIAEKIGVDGKWLREVVKPQEALYVLADHSRTVAWMIADGVIPSNSGAGYLARLLIRRALRGLMLAGVDAPLVELFDLHLKELRYDYPEVWEARSLILELVDMEEKKYREVLKSAPAVVKRALEENRRRGKAGLDKEDLVTLYDSYGLPPEVVAEAAKSMGIEVKVPDDFYSLLASRHVRREKGREATLVEMAKVADLPRTRELFYEDAYMRTFKAKVLRVIDGKYVVLDQTAFYAEGGGQPADTGVLRHSGGVAKVVDVQRVGHVIVHVVEGDVPQEGSEVVGEVDWERRYALMKMHTGTHVLIQSIRRVLGPHIWQAGAQKDIPFSRIDVTHYKLPTPEEVAKIERLANDVVQRDLPVYVKVMPRNEAEAKYGFILYQGGVVPAREIRVVQIGPDDEPYDVQACGGTHLRRTGEIGLIKVHKVERIADGVVRFIFTTGPHAVAYVQELERQAAEAAALGGGSKEELVEVVKRLLKRAEEAEKKARHYAELYAAALAENLKAEAVGQRRLAVVELDDEELAKRVALLATKRDPDLVLVVKAGERVTIYTGGVDVGPIVKALREIGFRGGGSKTFAQGVYAGDVEKLKEAIRRAL
- a CDS encoding nascent polypeptide-associated complex protein — protein: MIPTSPRELEKILKRMGIKVEEVDVAYVELKLKNGETIRINSPTVALMRMPNKVLVYQIQAAEGSVQKVAPAAAPATSEYQPSEEDIALLIEQTGASREEAIKALVEAKGDLVQAAMKLLKK
- a CDS encoding 50S ribosomal protein L16; the protein is MPARPARCYRRIKGPPYTREEYIHGAPMIQIPKFDMGTTSAAARAAFTMVAKLVAEERGQIRMQALEAARQISSKYLTKYVGDANYYLRLNVVPHHVLRENRMLAMAGADRLQEGMRLAFGSPAGRAARVEPGQVIFYVEFKPEHLAHVKEALRRAASKLPIPTRIVVEPKGDGKTAS
- a CDS encoding DUF2192 domain-containing protein — its product is MVRQLHRARIEAALLLLEKVLSGAVTSRSALVAELQSVYRERGIEPFRGLSKEGVYDKEVATVYVVGVYGAGVMSPGEYDDVFYIENRSEAALDVVRKITEVVTKETQEELKRKTEEVKGKSEEDKVFRVLRLAFTGTVMGYFPEVLLVKAIKTYEVAYPHLSERLLNYAAFYSAYKIAEEIALGKIRTAEDLKIHKYTYCLRLGFQKCKPSDKLIAEVASAIYKVDKATLSRLFAKGVLPKLG
- a CDS encoding alpha/beta hydrolase; translated protein: MGKALVFHGFRSSPANVQWLAEPLRGLGLEVVAPQIREVEDGYEAGVRELPVVVAAGHSMGGTVALLLAAKNPGLVKCVVAVAAPVDRRLQLQYISQSNNPYLRRLANELMALGNKLELTSPSRYIGNGMPPVLYIRGSNDDVVPRTHVDILAGLSDRFNFPLEIVEVEGMGHTPQEEMHVKQVAEAVVKFVSRCMKS
- a CDS encoding proteasome assembly chaperone family protein, which produces MRLEVKISGLPRDKRNILVLACPEPSLAGVVAVEYLIDQLQMEEIGAIKITEMPPVIAVVNGAAKLPHRIFYSRQAGIVAIRQHVPIPPQLYAEFIHKVLDWAEENKVKLVACLSAMPALGEKESDAVYFVTEEGLVEKFKEYGFVPIREATVTGLEGAYLDAVLGRSIDGVLLIAESKLLTAVKRLVDSGKVATHRDVIAILNDLVGRTGPDVGAALKLVNAVAKLAETQIDTSKLQEHASKYAFLVEKNIEALFKPMEAVATTARREVPLVF